In a single window of the Labeo rohita strain BAU-BD-2019 chromosome 23, IGBB_LRoh.1.0, whole genome shotgun sequence genome:
- the arhgap4a gene encoding rho GTPase-activating protein 4a → MTSHVKLWRDRLGTGDYDTQIKEVRLQLAEQLRIFDGQVEQKTQVFQDLIDYLRRRGEIEGEYARSLDKLCDKFSSRTRKKEPSYQSVVNCWQVLLTQTRQESRDHSFLSDSYSNTLPQQLSHCVEHAQRLAKRSRDICTQLQDGLLKVTAELHTTLKTYYQYYTEFLSAEGKLKEAVRLEEKQKQSASKKMERQKEKRQSKVQEIQLKCTKARNDYLLNLAAANACMNKYYLQDLSALIDCCDLGYHQSISKVFRYYLASRQWAQQNVSAGMHQLDTALLELSQNQDRDTLMQANISAFCLPLRFQYQPYDGDQVVEVSAKSEMMAELVTRFQQLQSRLSSVTMEVEESGKLLQSAQTSMLDGIVEDTFGSAPDFPIIPSSPEGDISVSKTYQLKRRASLPDTESLYFSKVRDHLCNSSLISKLEAKHDLLKVAIQKAESVDSNHSRTRSKRSVRHKKSYPGTQISQKLFNGDLLLYIQASGQLIPAVVESCIRFINLNGLHHEGLFRVPGSQMVVNQLKDAFEKGDDPLADEGCDMDSVAGVLKLYFRGLEKPLFPEDSYEQLMECGQIDDETKKVMQLKCIISSYPAPLVIVMRYLFAFLHHVSQYSDENMMQPYNLAVCFGPSLVRGPNNGDAAELQRINSLVKSIIIQHESIFPSQNELPGPVYEKCMTLEEDDCEAVAEEGDGESDQSQIKEAKDELQGVALFNYTGRSSAELSFKHGDRLILHSRASSDWWRGEVNGTKGLIPNKYISVSSMDGGQDQKGKETLKSSYTRQQTEEEQKAEQSTRLKATSDKAGLGPSHVTSGKVSLQIPTAQYAQPGNSPGALRKTLDPQMRRSTADGGSGEEFSTDVDKEVHHMMHSVFKELLIRQTSPDQNTSITSEITPPVQLPPNRGPGWKGKALFRSADHVD, encoded by the exons ATGACGTCCCATGTCAAACTGTGGAGAGACAGATTGGGGACAGGGGACTATGATACGCAGATTAAAG AGGTGCGTTTGCAGCTGGCGGAGCAGCTGAGGATATTTGACGGTCAGGTAGAGCAGAAGACTCAGGTGTTCCAAGATCTTATCGATTATTTGCGCAGACGAGGCGAGATCGAGGGGGAGTACGCCCGCTCACTGGACAAACTGTGTGACAAGTTTTCCTCCAGAACCAGGAA GAAGGAGCCCAGCTATCAGTCAGTGGTTAACTGCTGGCAGGTGTTGTTGACACAAACACGTCAGGAGAGCAGAGATCACAGTTTCTTGAGTGACAGCTACAGCAACACTCTGCCTCAGCAGCTTTCACACTGTGTTGAACATGCCCAGCGCCTGGCCAAACGG AGCAGAGACATTTGCACCCAGTTACAGGATGGACTTTTGAAGGTCACCGCCGAACTTCATACA acCTTGAAGACATATTACCAATACTACACTGAGTTCCTGTCTGCAGAAGGCAAATTAAAGGAGGCAGTCAGACTGGAGGAAAAGCAGAAGCAAAGTGCATCTAAAAAGATGgaaagacaaaaagagaaa AGACAAAGTAAAGTTCAGGAGATTCAGCTAAAGTGCACAAAAGCGCGCAATGATTACCTGCTCAACTTGGCTGCAGCAAATGCATGCATGAACAAATACTACCTTCAGGATCTCTCCGCTCTCATAGAT TGCTGTGATCTAGGTTACCACCAGTCCATATCTAAGGTTTTTCGATATTACCTGGCCAGTCGCCAATGGGCCCAGCAGAACGTGAGCGCTGGGATGCATCAGCTGGACACAGCTTTGTTAGAACTGAGCCAGAACCAGGATAGAGACACTCTCATGCAGGCCAACATCTCTGCCTTTTGCCTGCCCCTCCGCTTTCAGTACCAACCCTACGACGGCGACCAG GTAGTTGAGGTGTCAGCAAAGTCTGAGATGATGGCCGAGCTGGTGACCCGTTTTCAGCAGCTGCAGTCCAGGCTGTCTTCAGTCACCATGGAGGTTGAAGAG tCTGGCAAATTACTTCAGTCAGCTCAGACTTCCATGCTGGATGGTATTGTCGAGGACACATTTGGATCTGCCCCAGACTTTCCCATCATCCCATCATCACCAGAGGGTGATATATCAGTCAGTAAGACATATCAGCTGAAACGCAGAGCCAGTCTTCCGGACACTGAGAGTTTGTACTTCTCg AAAGTCAGGGACCATCTATGTAACAGCTCTTTAATATCAAAACTGGAGGCCAAACATGACCTGCTGAAGGTTGCCATTCAGAAAG CTGAAAGTGTTGACAGTAATCATTCCAG aaCACGCTCCAAAAGATCTGTGCGTCATAAAAAGAGTTATCCTGGTACCCAGATCAGCCAGAAGCTCTTTAATGGAGATCTACTGTTATACATCCAA GCATCGGGACAGCTCATTCCAGCTGTGGTGGAAAGTTGCATTCGCTTCATCAACCTCAATG GTTTACATCATGAGGGATTGTTCAGAGTGCCGGGATCTCAGATGGTGGTGAATCAGCTGAAGGATGCGTTTGAGAAAG GCGATGACCCGCTCGCTGATGAGGGGTGTGACATGGACTCTGTTGCTGGAGTGCTGAAACTTTATTTTCGAGGACTAGAGAAACCCCTCTTTCCTGAGGACAGTTATGAGCAGCTGATGGAATGTGGGC AAATAGATGACGAGACTAAAAAAGTAATGCAGCTGAAGTGCATCATCTCCTCATATCCTGCCCCACTCGTCATTGTCATGAGATATCTTTTTGCGTTCCTTCACCA tgtCTCCCAGTACAGTGATGAGAACATGATGCAGCCCTATAACCTGGCAGTGTGTTTTGGTCCCAGTCTGGTGAGGGGGCCAAACAACGGCGATGCGGCAGAGCTTCAGCGCATCAACTCGCTAGTCAAGAGCATCATTATCCAACACGAGAGCATCTTCCCCAGCCAGAATGAATTGCCTGGGCCAGTGTATGAAAAGTGCATGACACTGGAAGAAGATGACTG TGAGGCTGTAGCAGAGGAAGGAGATGGAGAATCAGACCAATCTCAAATTAAAGAAGCAAAAGATG AGCTGCAGGGAGTAGCTTTGTTCAACTACACAGGCCGTTCTTCAGCTGAGCTGTCCTTTAAACATGGAGACCGTCTCATCCTACATAGCAGAGCCTCCTCTGATTGGTGGAGAGGGGAGGTGAACGGAACAAAGGGTCTCATCCCAAATAAATATATCAGTGTGTCAAG CATGGATGGAGGCCAAGATCAGAAAGGGAAGGAAACTTTGAAATCCAGCTACACCAGACAGCAGACAGAAGAAGAGCAGAAAGCAGAGCAAAGTACACG gCTTAAGGCCACGAGTGACAAAGCGGGACTCGGGCCAAGTCACGTCACTTCTGGAAAGGTTTCATTACAAATACCCACGGCACAGTACGCACAGCCAGGAAATTCTCCAGGGGCTCTCCGGAAAACATTAGA CCCTCAAATGAGACGATCTACTGCCGATGGAGGAAGCGGAGAGGAATTCTCAACAGACGTGGATAAG GAAGTGCATCACATGATGCACTCCGTGTTTAAGGAGCTCCTCATTCGCCAAACTTCCCCAGATCAAAATACATCTATAACCTCAGAAATCACACCCCCTGTGCAATTGCCTCCAAACAGAGGACCAGGATGGAAAGGAAAGGCTTTATTTAGATCAGCTGATCATGtggactga
- the casp9 gene encoding caspase-9, which yields MDPKHRKILQLHRSDLVISLNLPDIYDLLLSKGVFTQDMIDEIRSKGPRRDQARQLVTDLETRGSQAFPAFLECLRETGQHDLAELLQCGNGARLPPSVPIQPSLIPVPVEKPELTEKPDRPDFTPPRLAPLRPETLPVPKPFSPSFETQGVRQRRDSIQCYKMDAIPCGICLIINNVDFDPGSELKDRKGSDIDCDKMEKRFKALNFEVIVKRNLKYKHIRHEMSSLAKRDHSAYDCCVVIILSHGTEANHNRFPGAVHGVDGPSVPVQLITNYLNGQNCPSLQGKPKLFFIQACGGGEKDTGFEVSSDEAEPSLGGIDDQTDAIPVSSSSDSLSMSDEPDARASLPTPSDILVSYSTFPGYVSWRDTQAGSWYVENLDRVLEENGAIHDLVTMLMMVNDAVSQISAKGLYKQMPGSFNFLRKHLYFQSSQS from the exons ATGGACCCTAAACACAGAAAGATACTTCAGCTGCACAGGTCTGATCTAGTCATATCATTAAATCTTCCGGACATCTACGATTTGCTTTTGTCAAAGGGGGTCTTCACCCAGGACATGATCGATGAAATACGG AGCAAGGGGCCAAGACGTGACCAAGCCAGGCAACTGGTGACAGACTTAGAGACAAGAGGGAGTCAGGCTTTCCCAGCCTTCCTGGAATGTCTGCGTGAAACCGGCCAGCATGACCTGGCAGAGCTTCTTCAGTGTGGAAATGGTGCTCGACTGCCTCCTTCTGTCCCCATACAGCCTTCACTGATCCCTGTGCCAGTCG AGAAACCTGAATTAACAGAAAAACCAGACAGACCTGATTTTACTCCACCACGGTTAGCACCACTGAGACCAGAAACCCTGCCTGTCCCCAAACCTTTTAGCCCAT CTTTTGAAACTCAAGGAGTGAGACAGAGAAGAGACAGTATACAG TGCTATAAGATGGATGCCATTCCGTGTGGGATCTGCCTGATTATAAACAATGTCGATTTTGACCCAGGCTCTGAACTAAAAGATCGAAAGGGGTCCGACATTGACTGCGACAAGATGGAGAAAAGATTTAAAGCTCTAAACTTTGAGGTTATTGTAAAAAGGAACTTGAAATACAAA CACATAAGACACGAGATGTCATCTTTGGCAAAGAGGGATCATTCTGCATATGACTGCTGTGTGGTGATCATCCTTTCACATGGTACTGAG GCGAACCACAATCGTTTTCCCGGAGCAGTTCATGGTGTTGACGGACCATCTGTCCCAGTTCAGTTAATCACAAACTACCTCAATGGCCAGAACTGTCCTTCTCTGCAGGGCAAGCCCAAGCTGTTCTTCATCCAGGCCTGTGGAGGAG GTGAGAAGGACACCGGTTTTGAGGTATCTTCAGATGAGGCTGAGCCCTCTTTGGGTGGGATAGATGACCAGACGGACGCTATTCCTGTATCCTCCAGCAGTGACTCTCTCAGCATGTCTGATGAACCTGATGCTCGGGCCAGTTTGCCCACACCCAGCGACATCCTGGTATCCTACTCAACCTTTCCAG GCTATGTCTCCTGGAGGGACACGCAAGCCGGATCCTGGTATGTAGAGAATCTTGATCGTGTGCTTGAGGAGAATGGTGCCATCCATGATCTGGTGACCATGCTGATGATG GTAAATGATGCCGTCTCCCAAATATCTGCCAAAGGCCTGTATAAACAAATGCCCGGATCTTTCAACTTCCTCCGAAAACATCTCTACTTTCAGTCTTCGCAGTCATGA